Sequence from the Sphingobacteriaceae bacterium GW460-11-11-14-LB5 genome:
TGTAGAACTCGTTCTTGTCGAAAATATGAGTGGGTATTTCGAAATTATCAGCTCTTTGTAATACATAGGCATCGGCGTTGTTGGTCAATACCAAAGCTATTTCTATTTCATTACTCCGTTTAAAATGCTCCATCAGTTTTTGGGCATTGGAGCCAGAACCTGATGCAAAGATGGCTATTCGTTTTTTCACTCAAAAATCGTTTTGCCCAAAAATAGTATTTTTAAGCCTGTTTTCTTAATCGAAAAGAAATTTTATTCAATTAAGTTAAAGTATTATTAATGAATAATTTTAACGTATTTTTGCAGTTCGGAAATGGGGGTTCAATTTTAATGAAAAAAAAGTTGAAAGTGTTTTGTAATTTAAAAACATTAATCCTATATTTGCAACCCGAATTATAGGAAACGAATAAGAAAAATAAAAGGCTAAATAGAAATGGCAAATCATAAATCTTCATTAAAAAGAATTAGAGCAAACGCAACAAAACGTTTACGTAACAGATATCAGGCAAAAACTACACGTACCTTTATTAAAAGATTACGTGCTGCAGAAGATAAAAAATCTGCATCTGATTTATTGCCTAAAGTAATCTCTATGTTAGATCGTTTAGCTAAAAAGAACATTATCCACAAAAACAAAGCGGCTAATAACAAATCAAAATTAACGAAATTCGTTAACGGTTTAGCATAAGCTAGTTTTTTATACGATATTAGAACGGTATTGAAGCAATTCAATACCGTTTTTTTTGTGATTAAATTTTTTTAGATGAAACGTTCTCTTGTATTCAGTTTTTTCTTTTGTCTTGCATTGGGAGTCTTTGCACAGAAAACTTATTTAGTTACCGGAAACTTTAAGTGCCCGTATGATGGCCTGTTATATTTGGTTCATGGCGATGAAAAAGATTCAACTATCGTTAAAAACGGAGCTTTTTCTTTCAAAGGAAAAGCCGGTTTACCTGCATTTTCCTATGTGTATTTTAAAAACAAAACAACGGTAACGCTTGATCCATTTTATTTAGGGGATGGTGATGTTGTTATAGAACTCGATACTGTAACTAAAAGCGGACTTAGAAAAAGCGGCAAGTTTAGTTACATAAGTATGCAGACAAAGTTTTTAAAGAAAGGCCTAACAGATAAGTTGATTGAT
This genomic interval carries:
- a CDS encoding 30S ribosomal protein S20; this translates as MANHKSSLKRIRANATKRLRNRYQAKTTRTFIKRLRAAEDKKSASDLLPKVISMLDRLAKKNIIHKNKAANNKSKLTKFVNGLA